The following are encoded in a window of Fretibacter rubidus genomic DNA:
- the gyrA gene encoding DNA gyrase subunit A encodes MSIDNDIPEDDENLPPNEGGDGQSGDGSDGGSGPLPDGIEAITIEDEMRRSYLDYAMSVIVSRAIPDVRDGLKPVHRRILYSMHENGFTREKAYKKSARVVGDVIGKYHPHGDSAVYDALVRMAQDFSMRLPLLDGQGNFGSVDGDPPAAMRYTEVRMDKPAASLLADIEKNTVNFQDNYDSSESEPVVLPSRFPNILVNGAGGIAVGMATNIPPHNLGEVIDCALALLENGNLTDDEILEIVPGPDFPTGALIMGRSGSKSSVLTGKGSIIMRALTEVEEIRKDRFAIIVTELPYQVNKAMLIAKIAGLVNEKRIEGISAIRDESDRTGMRIVVELKRDAVADVVLNQLFRFSALQTNFSSNMLALNGGRPEQMNVRQMLEAFLAFREDVIARRSKFDLAKARDRAHILVGLATAVANIDEIIKIIRGSANPKDARNNLTARTWPAKDMGALIKLIADPRSKLLDDGTIQLTEEQARAILELRLLKLTALGMDEITEEAEKLAALITDLLDILRSRERVTAIIQDELTDVRDKFATPRRSIFTEGGMDFDDEDLIAVEDMVVTVTAAGYVKRTPLDTYRAQRRGGKGRSGMSMKDEDYVTTVFVATTHTPVLFFSSDGMAYKLKVWKLPLGGPATRGKALVNLLPLSQGETINSIMALPEDEESWADMDIMFASRSGGVRRNSLADFTRVNRNGKIAMKPDEGDGIVDVRVCSEDDDVLLTTALGKSIRFKVTDARRFNSRASTGVRGIRLADFGKEGGDEVISMTILRHVDLTQDERMAFLKRSGAERRALGDDVVSETPDEDTDTILSDERYAYLSANEQFVLTIADDGLGKRTSSFRYSCKGRGGKGMVAQILDRGKKAPPAKLVRSFTVEDDDQIMLVTDGGQLIRTPVRNISISQRSAKGVWVLRTKEDEKVVSIGRIEDAGDDDEEEGGEEATPTEPTSE; translated from the coding sequence TTGAGCATTGATAACGATATCCCTGAAGACGACGAAAATCTGCCACCAAATGAGGGTGGTGATGGGCAGTCTGGTGACGGCTCTGATGGTGGGTCTGGTCCTCTGCCTGACGGTATTGAGGCGATCACGATCGAAGACGAGATGCGCCGCAGCTATCTCGATTATGCCATGTCTGTTATCGTTAGCCGCGCTATTCCCGATGTGCGTGACGGCCTAAAACCGGTTCACCGCCGTATCCTTTATTCTATGCATGAGAACGGCTTTACCCGTGAAAAAGCCTATAAGAAATCCGCCCGTGTTGTGGGTGACGTTATTGGTAAATATCACCCTCATGGTGATAGTGCCGTTTACGACGCGCTGGTGCGTATGGCGCAAGATTTCTCTATGCGTTTGCCGCTTTTGGATGGTCAGGGCAACTTTGGGTCTGTGGACGGCGATCCGCCTGCTGCGATGCGTTATACCGAAGTGCGCATGGACAAGCCCGCCGCGAGCTTGCTGGCTGACATTGAGAAAAATACGGTCAACTTCCAAGACAATTACGATAGCTCTGAAAGCGAACCTGTTGTCCTGCCGTCACGCTTTCCCAATATCCTTGTTAATGGGGCAGGGGGTATCGCCGTGGGTATGGCGACCAATATTCCGCCGCATAATCTGGGTGAAGTGATTGATTGCGCGCTGGCGTTGCTGGAAAACGGTAATCTGACCGATGACGAGATCCTAGAGATTGTCCCCGGGCCTGATTTCCCGACAGGCGCGCTGATTATGGGACGGTCTGGTTCTAAATCATCTGTGCTGACGGGTAAGGGCTCTATTATCATGCGGGCCCTGACAGAGGTCGAGGAAATCCGCAAAGACCGCTTTGCGATTATCGTGACTGAACTGCCCTATCAGGTCAACAAAGCCATGCTGATTGCTAAAATCGCGGGCCTTGTGAATGAAAAGCGTATTGAGGGTATTTCCGCCATTCGCGACGAAAGTGATCGCACGGGTATGCGCATCGTCGTTGAGCTTAAGCGTGACGCCGTCGCCGATGTTGTGCTGAACCAATTATTCCGCTTCTCCGCACTGCAAACCAACTTTAGCTCCAATATGCTGGCGCTTAATGGTGGCCGTCCAGAGCAGATGAATGTGCGTCAAATGCTAGAAGCGTTCCTCGCCTTTCGCGAAGACGTTATTGCGCGGCGCTCTAAATTTGATCTCGCGAAAGCGCGTGACCGCGCGCATATCCTAGTGGGTCTGGCGACCGCTGTGGCCAATATTGACGAGATTATCAAAATCATTCGCGGCTCTGCTAATCCCAAAGACGCGCGCAATAATTTAACCGCGCGGACATGGCCTGCCAAAGATATGGGCGCCCTGATTAAGCTGATCGCAGATCCGCGTTCCAAATTGCTGGATGACGGCACGATACAACTGACCGAAGAACAAGCCCGCGCGATTTTGGAACTGCGCCTGTTAAAACTCACCGCGCTTGGTATGGACGAAATTACCGAGGAAGCCGAAAAGCTGGCCGCACTGATTACTGATCTTTTGGATATTCTGCGCTCTCGGGAACGGGTGACAGCGATTATCCAAGATGAACTCACCGATGTGCGCGATAAGTTTGCCACGCCGCGCCGCTCTATCTTTACCGAAGGCGGTATGGATTTTGATGACGAAGACCTCATCGCGGTGGAGGACATGGTCGTCACAGTGACAGCGGCGGGCTACGTTAAACGCACGCCCCTTGATACCTACCGCGCGCAGCGACGCGGCGGTAAAGGCCGCTCTGGCATGTCGATGAAGGATGAAGATTACGTCACAACGGTCTTTGTCGCCACGACCCATACGCCCGTGCTGTTTTTTAGCTCCGACGGTATGGCTTATAAGCTTAAAGTCTGGAAGTTGCCGCTCGGCGGGCCTGCCACGCGCGGCAAAGCGCTGGTGAACCTGCTCCCGCTTTCACAAGGGGAGACGATTAATTCGATTATGGCCTTGCCAGAAGATGAAGAGAGCTGGGCGGATATGGATATTATGTTTGCGTCCCGCAGTGGTGGCGTGCGCCGTAACAGCTTGGCCGATTTCACCCGCGTCAATCGTAATGGTAAAATTGCCATGAAGCCTGATGAAGGCGACGGTATTGTCGATGTCCGTGTGTGTTCTGAGGATGATGATGTCCTACTGACCACAGCATTAGGTAAATCCATCCGCTTTAAAGTCACAGATGCGCGGCGCTTTAACTCGCGTGCCTCGACAGGTGTGCGTGGTATTCGCTTGGCTGACTTCGGCAAAGAGGGTGGCGACGAGGTTATCTCCATGACTATCTTGCGCCATGTGGACTTGACCCAGGATGAGCGTATGGCGTTCTTAAAACGCTCAGGCGCGGAACGTCGCGCGCTAGGCGATGATGTCGTGTCAGAAACACCTGATGAGGATACAGATACAATTCTGTCCGACGAGCGTTACGCTTATCTGTCTGCCAATGAGCAATTTGTGCTGACGATTGCTGATGATGGCCTTGGTAAGCGCACATCGTCATTCCGTTATTCCTGTAAAGGACGCGGTGGCAAAGGTATGGTCGCGCAAATCCTTGACCGCGGTAAGAAGGCTCCGCCCGCCAAACTCGTGCGCAGCTTTACCGTTGAGGACGATGATCAAATTATGCTCGTCACCGATGGTGGTCAGCTTATCCGTACGCCTGTGCGCAATATCTCTATCAGTCAGCGTTCGGCCAAAGGTGTCTGGGTGCTACGGACGAAAGAAGACGAAAAAGTCGTCTCTATTGGCCGTATCGAAGATGCGGGCGATGATGACGAAGAAGAGGGCGGCGAAGAGGCCACCCCAACAGAACCCACTTCGGAATAA
- a CDS encoding superoxide dismutase family protein encodes MPRLTPFPAALATLALLTLGACNDDNANRLDRISNDISTNTGEVIGTVTLTSLGTDGVQVDVIVNDILSGTHAMHFHEFGKCEAPDFKSSGGHFNPDGKAHGMNMPDGPHAGDMMNVEADAAGNGIFSVINDRVSLRGDYDLPALLDADGTALILHERADDYETQPTGAAGARIGCAVIGG; translated from the coding sequence ATGCCGCGACTCACCCCTTTCCCTGCCGCTTTGGCCACCCTAGCGCTTTTGACCCTTGGTGCCTGTAACGATGATAACGCTAATCGCCTCGATAGAATATCGAATGATATATCAACGAATACAGGTGAGGTTATTGGCACGGTTACGCTCACCAGCCTTGGTACGGACGGCGTGCAAGTTGATGTTATTGTTAATGATATTTTGTCAGGCACGCACGCTATGCATTTTCACGAGTTTGGTAAATGTGAAGCGCCTGACTTCAAATCATCCGGCGGGCATTTTAATCCAGACGGCAAAGCCCACGGCATGAATATGCCAGACGGCCCCCATGCCGGTGACATGATGAATGTCGAAGCCGACGCGGCAGGCAATGGTATCTTTTCAGTGATTAACGACCGCGTTTCCCTTCGCGGTGATTATGACCTACCGGCCTTGCTTGATGCTGACGGTACAGCGCTTATCCTGCATGAACGGGCAGATGATTACGAAACCCAACCCACAGGGGCCGCAGGCGCACGTATTGGCTGCGCGGTTATTGGCGGTTAA
- the ssb gene encoding single-stranded DNA-binding protein gives MAGSVNKVILIGNVGKDPEVRTFGNGGKVCNFSIATSESWKDKQTGERKEKTDWHNIAIFNEGLVGIVERYVKKGTKVYIEGALKTRKWQDRDGNDRYTTEVVLQGYNGNLTLLDSRNSQGGGGGGGDYGNQGGGYGGGGGQGNYGNDQGGGSRSASAMEGPADNFDLDDEIPF, from the coding sequence ATGGCGGGTTCAGTCAATAAAGTAATTTTAATCGGCAATGTCGGTAAAGATCCAGAGGTTCGCACCTTTGGTAATGGCGGCAAGGTTTGCAATTTTTCTATCGCAACATCAGAGTCGTGGAAAGATAAGCAGACGGGCGAACGCAAAGAGAAAACCGATTGGCACAATATCGCGATTTTCAACGAAGGCCTTGTCGGTATCGTCGAGCGCTACGTTAAAAAAGGTACAAAGGTCTATATCGAAGGCGCATTGAAAACGCGTAAGTGGCAAGACCGTGACGGCAATGATCGTTACACGACCGAGGTGGTGTTGCAGGGCTATAACGGTAATTTGACGCTGCTTGATAGCCGCAACAGTCAAGGTGGCGGCGGCGGTGGCGGTGATTACGGCAACCAAGGCGGCGGTTATGGCGGCGGCGGCGGCCAAGGCAATTACGGCAATGATCAAGGCGGGGGATCACGGTCAGCCTCTGCCATGGAAGGCCCAGCGGATAACTTTGACCTTGATGATGAAATCCCGTTCTAG
- the uvrA gene encoding excinuclease ABC subunit UvrA produces the protein MASSSLTHIRVRGAREHNLQSVNVDLPRDKLIVITGLSGSGKSSLAFDTIYAEGQRRYVESLSAYARQFLELQSKPDVDSIEGLSPAISIEQKTTSKNPRSTVGTVTEIYDYMRLLWARVGIPYSPATGLPIESQTVSQMVDIVMGMEDGTKLYILAPVVRGRKGEFKKDFADYMKQGFQRAKINGEIVRIEDAPDLDKKFKHDIDVVVDRVVVREGLETRLADSLETALRLSDGLAVAEVAEDDGARTLFSEKFACPESGFTLSEIEPRLFSFNNPHGACPSCDGLGKELKFDPDMVVPDTSKALGAGAIAPWSKNPSSLYMQTLKALAKHFGFKVDTPWEDLADGARDVVLYGTNGAKIKFVYEDDGRRYETTKPFEGVIPNLERRYRETDSTWMREELAKYMSDAQCSVCDGKRLKPEALCVKVAMMDITETGDMSIRNALETFEKLPKKLTDKQMEIAERILKEIRDRLQFLNAVGLDYLTLGRGSGSLSGGESQRIRLASQIGSGLTGVLYVLDEPSIGLHQRDNARLLETLQNLRDLGNTVVVVEHDEDAILTADYVVDMGPLAGVNGGQVIAAGTPDKIKKTKKSLTGEYLTGKREISIPDTRRKPNPDKRIRIEGARGNNLKNVTAEFPLGLMTCVSGVSGGGKSTLTIETLYRAAARKLNNSGTPALPHDKATGFEHLDKVIDINQSPIGRTPRSNPATYTGAFTPIRDWFAGLPEAKTRGYKSGRFSFNVKGGRCEACQGGGVIKIEMHFLPDVYVTCDVCKGKRYNRETLEIRFKGKSIADVLAMTIDEAADFFKAVPSIRDKMVTLQRVGLGYLHVGQQATTLSGGEAQRVKLAKELSKRATGRTLYILDEPTTGLHFHDVAKLLDVLQELVSTGNTMIIIEHNLDVVKTADWIIDIGPEGGDGGGEIVAVGTPEDVAKVKASWTGKYLGPMLERDAARKKTASKPKPKAKKRA, from the coding sequence ATGGCCTCTTCTTCTTTGACACATATCCGCGTTCGCGGGGCAAGAGAACACAATTTACAGAGCGTCAATGTTGACCTGCCGCGTGACAAATTGATTGTGATTACGGGCCTATCAGGGTCGGGTAAATCATCGCTGGCTTTTGATACAATCTATGCCGAAGGGCAGCGCCGTTATGTCGAGAGCTTATCGGCCTATGCGCGCCAGTTCCTAGAGCTTCAATCAAAGCCCGATGTCGATAGCATCGAAGGCCTCTCGCCCGCCATTTCCATTGAACAAAAGACAACGTCCAAAAATCCGCGCTCAACCGTTGGCACAGTCACAGAGATTTACGACTATATGCGCCTGTTATGGGCGCGGGTTGGTATTCCCTACTCCCCCGCCACAGGCCTGCCGATTGAAAGCCAGACCGTATCGCAAATGGTCGATATCGTCATGGGTATGGAGGACGGTACAAAGCTTTATATCCTCGCCCCCGTTGTGCGCGGCCGTAAAGGTGAGTTTAAAAAAGATTTTGCCGATTATATGAAACAGGGCTTCCAGCGTGCCAAGATAAATGGCGAGATTGTCCGTATCGAAGACGCACCCGATCTGGATAAAAAGTTCAAACATGACATTGATGTGGTCGTTGACCGTGTGGTGGTGCGAGAAGGCCTAGAAACCCGCCTGGCCGATAGCCTAGAGACCGCACTGCGGTTGTCTGATGGTTTGGCCGTGGCCGAAGTCGCAGAAGATGACGGCGCGCGGACGTTGTTTTCTGAAAAATTTGCCTGTCCAGAGTCAGGCTTTACTTTATCCGAGATTGAACCGCGGTTATTCTCGTTTAACAACCCCCACGGGGCTTGCCCGTCTTGTGATGGTTTGGGCAAAGAGCTTAAATTTGACCCGGATATGGTGGTGCCTGATACGTCCAAAGCCTTGGGCGCGGGCGCGATTGCGCCGTGGTCAAAAAACCCCAGCAGTCTTTATATGCAAACGTTAAAAGCGCTGGCCAAGCATTTCGGATTTAAGGTGGATACACCGTGGGAAGACTTGGCCGATGGGGCGCGCGATGTCGTGCTTTACGGCACCAACGGCGCGAAGATTAAATTTGTCTATGAAGACGACGGCCGCCGTTATGAGACCACAAAGCCCTTTGAAGGTGTGATTCCGAACCTAGAGCGCCGTTACCGCGAAACAGACAGCACATGGATGCGAGAAGAATTGGCGAAATATATGTCGGACGCGCAGTGCAGTGTCTGTGACGGCAAGCGCCTGAAACCCGAAGCGCTCTGCGTCAAGGTCGCTATGATGGACATTACAGAGACAGGCGATATGTCCATCCGCAATGCCTTGGAAACATTCGAAAAGCTGCCAAAAAAGCTCACAGATAAGCAAATGGAGATTGCGGAGCGTATCCTCAAAGAAATCCGTGACCGCCTACAATTCCTCAATGCGGTTGGGCTAGATTACCTGACGCTGGGGCGCGGCTCTGGTTCGCTCTCGGGTGGGGAGAGCCAGCGCATTCGGCTGGCGTCCCAAATTGGCTCTGGCCTGACAGGGGTGCTTTATGTGCTGGATGAACCGTCCATTGGTTTGCACCAGCGCGATAATGCGCGGCTACTAGAGACGCTGCAAAATCTTCGCGACCTCGGCAATACTGTTGTCGTCGTGGAACATGATGAGGACGCCATTCTGACGGCAGATTATGTCGTGGATATGGGCCCGCTAGCGGGGGTGAACGGCGGGCAAGTTATCGCGGCGGGTACACCCGATAAAATCAAAAAAACCAAAAAATCTCTCACGGGTGAATACCTTACGGGCAAGCGCGAAATTTCCATTCCAGACACACGCCGCAAACCTAATCCCGATAAGCGTATCCGCATTGAAGGCGCACGGGGCAATAACCTTAAAAACGTCACAGCGGAATTTCCGCTGGGGCTGATGACCTGTGTGTCTGGCGTGTCGGGCGGCGGGAAATCGACCCTAACGATTGAAACGCTTTACCGGGCGGCGGCGCGTAAACTAAACAATTCAGGCACGCCTGCCCTGCCCCATGACAAGGCGACAGGGTTTGAGCATTTAGATAAAGTCATCGATATCAACCAAAGCCCGATTGGACGCACACCGCGCTCTAATCCTGCGACTTACACGGGCGCCTTTACGCCCATTCGTGATTGGTTTGCAGGCCTGCCCGAGGCCAAAACGCGCGGTTATAAATCAGGACGATTTTCGTTTAACGTCAAAGGCGGGCGCTGCGAAGCATGCCAAGGCGGCGGCGTCATCAAAATTGAAATGCACTTCCTGCCCGATGTTTATGTCACCTGTGATGTTTGCAAAGGCAAACGCTATAACCGCGAGACTTTGGAAATTCGGTTTAAAGGCAAATCCATCGCCGATGTGCTGGCCATGACCATTGATGAGGCCGCAGATTTCTTCAAAGCCGTGCCGTCCATTCGCGATAAAATGGTGACATTGCAACGCGTGGGTCTGGGCTATCTTCATGTGGGGCAACAGGCCACGACCCTATCGGGCGGCGAAGCGCAACGCGTGAAGCTGGCCAAAGAGCTGTCCAAACGCGCGACAGGCCGCACGCTTTATATTCTAGACGAGCCGACCACAGGCTTGCATTTTCATGACGTCGCCAAATTGCTGGACGTGTTGCAAGAGTTGGTCTCGACAGGCAATACGATGATTATTATCGAGCATAATTTGGACGTGGTGAAAACGGCAGATTGGATTATCGACATCGGCCCAGAGGGCGGAGACGGCGGCGGCGAGATTGTGGCTGTCGGCACACCCGAAGACGTCGCCAAAGTCAAAGCCAGCTGGACTGGAAAATATCTCGGCCCGATGCTGGAGCGCGACGCTGCCCGCAAAAAAACGGCCAGTAAACCAAAGCCAAAGGCCAAGAAACGCGCCTAA
- a CDS encoding FAD-dependent oxidoreductase, which produces MIIDAAQTELPEIKDADVCIIGGGVAGQTLAMRLAAQKQHVVLLESGGRDFDPQTQKLSEGENIGAPYYDLETTRLRLFGGTAAIWGGRCAELDPIDFKKRDFIPHSGWPISKSDLDPYYARAFDSLGLARPGEGRLWDTLNRQRPAFDPNKLEADLWCFDENGERFTNPTRGNLSDIEIVLNATMTELDVGPSGAVQSVSVQTPNKASARIKAKTFVLAAGAIETTRLLMGAVPARPKGLGNDHGQLGRYFMEHPHARGGQIIPHSLAQSLMVLPRALRSDGRRYAAYLRPAERLQEELGILNTSISFAPRRHAGGTMELFRAATNKLKHDLPSTKFWRSLYKGLKGAAIRGLEWTDPWASVMNMKLSRGKLGLYAVVRAEQAPNPDSRVTLSPDKDAFGLPLAALDWQLSELDKHSVTVLMKTLGEEYERLGWGIVEPAAWLSDETQKWAIDPLISAHPIGGYHHMGGTRMGDDPTTSVVDKNGRLHASPNLYIASSSVFPTSGWANPTVTIMALAERLGDHIASHRK; this is translated from the coding sequence ATGATTATTGATGCCGCACAGACGGAGTTGCCCGAGATTAAAGACGCCGATGTTTGTATAATTGGCGGCGGTGTCGCGGGACAAACACTCGCGATGCGGCTCGCGGCGCAAAAGCAACATGTCGTCCTGCTTGAAAGCGGTGGTCGGGATTTCGACCCGCAAACGCAAAAGCTGTCCGAGGGCGAAAACATCGGTGCGCCTTATTATGATTTAGAGACAACGCGCCTGCGCCTCTTTGGGGGTACGGCGGCAATTTGGGGTGGGCGCTGCGCAGAACTTGACCCGATTGATTTTAAAAAACGTGACTTCATTCCCCATAGCGGATGGCCGATTAGCAAGTCTGATTTAGACCCCTATTATGCGCGCGCCTTTGACAGCCTCGGCTTGGCCCGCCCGGGCGAAGGGCGGCTTTGGGACACATTAAACCGTCAAAGACCAGCCTTTGATCCCAACAAGCTTGAAGCGGACCTTTGGTGTTTTGACGAGAACGGCGAGCGCTTTACCAACCCTACGCGCGGAAATTTATCGGACATCGAAATTGTGCTCAATGCAACCATGACAGAGCTTGACGTCGGCCCGTCTGGCGCGGTGCAATCCGTGAGCGTGCAAACACCAAACAAGGCCTCTGCCAGAATTAAAGCCAAGACATTTGTCCTCGCCGCAGGCGCAATCGAAACCACACGCCTATTGATGGGGGCGGTTCCCGCAAGGCCCAAGGGTTTGGGTAATGACCACGGGCAGTTGGGACGATATTTTATGGAACATCCCCATGCGCGCGGCGGACAGATTATCCCTCATAGCCTCGCGCAATCGCTCATGGTTTTGCCGCGCGCGCTTCGGTCTGATGGTCGGCGCTATGCGGCTTATTTACGACCGGCTGAACGTCTGCAAGAAGAGCTCGGTATCCTGAATACATCTATTAGTTTTGCACCGCGCCGTCACGCAGGCGGCACTATGGAATTATTTCGCGCCGCGACCAATAAGCTTAAACACGATCTGCCCAGCACAAAGTTTTGGCGCTCACTCTACAAGGGCCTTAAGGGTGCAGCTATTCGCGGCCTTGAATGGACGGACCCGTGGGCGTCTGTCATGAATATGAAACTGTCGCGCGGCAAGCTTGGGCTTTATGCCGTTGTCCGCGCAGAACAAGCCCCCAATCCCGATAGCCGCGTTACGTTGTCACCCGATAAGGACGCCTTTGGTCTGCCGCTCGCCGCCCTTGATTGGCAACTCTCAGAGCTTGATAAACATAGCGTCACAGTATTGATGAAAACCTTGGGCGAAGAATATGAACGCCTTGGCTGGGGCATAGTCGAGCCCGCCGCTTGGCTATCTGATGAGACTCAGAAATGGGCGATTGACCCGCTGATTTCGGCTCATCCCATCGGCGGTTATCACCATATGGGCGGCACCCGCATGGGCGATGACCCAACCACCAGTGTCGTTGATAAAAACGGCCGCCTACACGCAAGCCCGAACCTTTATATCGCCAGCAGCAGTGTATTTCCAACAAGCGGTTGGGCCAACCCAACAGTCACCATCATGGCGCTGGCCGAACGCCTAGGTGATCATATTGCGAGCCACCGCAAATAG
- a CDS encoding energy transducer TonB — MFKKLIIGASLACLVALPSAAQTPPEVLKPYKAFTAAQKAGDRDAMVKHAKKAWDQAEKLLGDSKTTGDLAYNYAGVLPADKREAAIKAFERAVELAPETTKAEAEDKLERYVAMTQLIVTTEKFKRAKPFISDAQKLIEAKGLQGSTFDGEITALSGLLDYAAGRDRGAAQKYDEALEIFQGEGHEYQSIFPYATRIYKGNLLRHDNPIDAALEYQVVMQNLEDVVTKDHPIVKTAFGKWLIMMSHINEDGKLAEAEQAGVCKCWPYDEMRADAPIPAVRFPPIMPRSAKRSGHANVRYDVDDSGKVTNATIINSTEAVFERNSLKCVESWDFEPLQTDDDPETRKGLVTKISYRLTDEKGRIIPELGEER, encoded by the coding sequence ATGTTCAAAAAACTAATCATTGGGGCGTCATTGGCATGTCTGGTGGCGCTACCCAGCGCGGCCCAAACACCGCCCGAAGTCCTCAAGCCTTATAAAGCTTTCACGGCCGCGCAAAAAGCAGGCGATCGTGATGCTATGGTCAAACATGCCAAAAAAGCGTGGGATCAGGCTGAAAAGTTACTGGGTGATAGCAAAACCACGGGGGACTTGGCTTATAACTACGCGGGTGTTTTACCAGCGGATAAAAGAGAAGCCGCGATAAAGGCTTTCGAGCGCGCGGTTGAACTGGCCCCAGAGACAACCAAAGCCGAGGCCGAAGACAAGCTAGAGCGTTACGTGGCCATGACGCAACTCATCGTGACGACGGAAAAATTCAAGCGCGCCAAGCCTTTTATCAGTGACGCACAAAAGCTGATTGAAGCCAAAGGATTGCAAGGCAGCACATTTGACGGCGAGATCACGGCCCTCTCCGGCTTGCTGGATTATGCGGCAGGACGTGACCGTGGCGCGGCTCAAAAATACGACGAAGCGCTCGAAATTTTCCAAGGGGAAGGGCATGAGTATCAGTCAATATTCCCTTATGCGACCCGCATTTACAAAGGTAACCTGCTCCGCCACGATAACCCAATCGACGCGGCGCTTGAATATCAAGTTGTTATGCAAAACCTCGAAGACGTCGTGACAAAAGATCATCCCATTGTCAAAACCGCGTTTGGTAAATGGTTGATTATGATGTCTCATATTAATGAAGACGGGAAACTAGCAGAAGCCGAACAGGCAGGCGTTTGCAAATGTTGGCCTTATGACGAGATGCGTGCAGACGCCCCCATCCCGGCAGTACGCTTCCCACCCATTATGCCGCGTTCAGCAAAGCGGTCTGGTCATGCAAATGTTAGGTATGATGTTGATGATAGTGGTAAAGTTACTAACGCGACGATTATCAACTCCACAGAGGCGGTATTTGAACGAAATTCATTAAAATGCGTCGAATCTTGGGATTTTGAGCCGCTTCAAACTGATGACGACCCTGAAACGCGCAAGGGTCTTGTGACGAAGATCAGCTATAGATTAACAGATGAAAAAGGGCGAATTATCCCAGAGCTTGGCGAGGAGCGGTAA